The genomic stretch AATACTGGCTGGCATATTAAAATTCCGAAGTGGATGCTAATGCGCTGATTTTAGTTAAGGCCATGTGGAATAAATGTTTTCGACAAGTTTTTTACATTTTTACATTAATTCGACATGGGGTTTGGCATAATAAAGGCGTAATCAATTTAGTGGGTTAAGCTATTATGAAAATATTGTTAGTCGAAGATCATCAAGACATCGCGGGGATCATTTTTGATTTTTTTGAAATCAAAGGTTACACCTTAGATTATGCACAAGATGGTGTGCATGGTTATGAACTTGCTAGTAATAATTATTATGATTTAATTATCTTAGACGTACAAATGCCTCGCATGGATGGACTGACTGTTTGCCAAAAATTAAGAGAGCAGGGTGATGATACGCCTATCCTAATGTTAACAGCACGAGATACCCGAGAGGATACATTGGCCGGTTTTGATTGTGGTGCAGATGATTACCTTATTAAACCGTTTGACCTTGATATTCTTGGCGCGCGGATCCAAGCTTTACATCGTCGACGTAGCGGTAAAAATGCAGCTAAAATATTAACGTTTAAAGATTTATCGTTAGATTTAAAAACGCATATCGCTTCTCGTAATGGCTGTAATTTTGACCTAAACCCGACTCAATTTACGATTTTGAAATTGTTAATGATGAGAAACCCTGAAATTGTCACTAAAAATGAAATCATTAATGCTATCTGGGGGGAAGATGAACCAGAAGGCGATATTCTTCGTAGTCATATTTACCAACTACGTAATCAAGTTGATAAGCCGTTTCAGCAGCAATATATTAAAACCTTATCAAAAATCGGTTACCAACTTGTCTCTGTATAACATTAAATTTAGGGTTTAATATGGCAAAGGTTCGTTCGGCTAAACAGCTCACGTTTATTTATTTTTCAATTGTTGCGTTTGTTATTATATTGATCCATGGGACAGTGCTTGACTCAACGTTGGAAAGTATTGAAAAGTTAAGTATTCAGAATCGACTGTTATTACAAAAAGAATCGATTGTAGAAAAATCAAAGTTGAGTGACAAAGCAAGGTCGTTTAAAATTGATGAATTTACGACTGGCTATATTGACCGTGTTACTTTACCTGGGCTAGTGGATGAAAATATATTTTTACCTGTTGATGAAGCTGTAGAAATACAGCAGAAAAACTCTCTAGGTACGGAATTCTTTATAATGAAACTTGCTGTATCAGGCCAGCAAGAATCATTTATTTATGTTGTCCATAATGATCCTGCATTTGAACTGGGTGAAGAAGAGATCATGTGGACACAATCATCGCAGTCATTGACTTCATTGGTACTTTTACTGATTGCACTGCTTGTGGTTATGCGTATTTCTGAGCGTTTAACTGCACCGCTCTCCGTTTTTGCCAAACAAATTGCGTCTCGATCGCCTGATGATACGAGTGATATTGAACTTCCCAGCGGTATTGCGACCAAGGAGTTATTACAGCTTGTGGATAGCTATAACAAGAATCAACAGCAGAAGAACGCGTTAATTG from Moritella marina ATCC 15381 encodes the following:
- a CDS encoding response regulator transcription factor yields the protein MKILLVEDHQDIAGIIFDFFEIKGYTLDYAQDGVHGYELASNNYYDLIILDVQMPRMDGLTVCQKLREQGDDTPILMLTARDTREDTLAGFDCGADDYLIKPFDLDILGARIQALHRRRSGKNAAKILTFKDLSLDLKTHIASRNGCNFDLNPTQFTILKLLMMRNPEIVTKNEIINAIWGEDEPEGDILRSHIYQLRNQVDKPFQQQYIKTLSKIGYQLVSV
- a CDS encoding sensor histidine kinase, which translates into the protein MAKVRSAKQLTFIYFSIVAFVIILIHGTVLDSTLESIEKLSIQNRLLLQKESIVEKSKLSDKARSFKIDEFTTGYIDRVTLPGLVDENIFLPVDEAVEIQQKNSLGTEFFIMKLAVSGQQESFIYVVHNDPAFELGEEEIMWTQSSQSLTSLVLLLIALLVVMRISERLTAPLSVFAKQIASRSPDDTSDIELPSGIATKELLQLVDSYNKNQQQKNALIERERAFNRMASHELRTPLMVMKGATNLLSYSNEPEFIKKQQIRLQSATNEMNDFIDALLSLTKSEQDLALSQRLLNKDEIMAIVDTHSALLNAKPVVVNIEIKQKLVLSMPEVAFKLLLGNLLKNAFHCTAIGEVNIVVDDQSVSVIDTGCGLYNKQRGDEGHGLGLLITRDICRKYNWQFELKNIDAGGCCATIFT